Proteins found in one Salvia splendens isolate huo1 chromosome 10, SspV2, whole genome shotgun sequence genomic segment:
- the LOC121750395 gene encoding IST1-like protein — MSMLNQLFNRGLLGAKCKTCLTLAISRIKLLQNKRDVQLRLMRKEIAEFLQAGQEAIARIRVEHVIREQNTWEAYEILELFCEFVLARVPILESQRECPTELREAVASIIFSAPRCSDLPDLLQVRNLFAAKYGKEFIAAASELRPDTSVNRTIIEKLSVIAPPTDVKLNILKAIALEHNVNWDSTKTEQEFSKKPEDLLNGPKQIAVQPRPELEVRKSLSTITDQPAPSLHGNRPARHLQPPTSHNSTSYVETRRAESSAREQSPKPINEIKDPNPQSSDDTLQKARTAITAAERASAAARAAAELVNARFSSPKQDEQKI, encoded by the exons ATGTCTATGTTGAATCAACTCTTTAACAGGGGTCTCCTTGGAGCGAAATG TAAAACATGCTTAACCTTGGCGATCTCGCGTATCAAGCTGCTGCAAAACAAGCGGGATGTGCAGCTGAGGCTTATGAGGAAGGAGATAGCAGAATTTCTGCAGGCGGGCCAAGAAGCTATTGCTCGAATTAGA GTGGAGCATGTTATACGAGAACAAAACACATGGGAGGCATATGAAATATTGGAGTTATTCTGCGAATTTGTTCTTGCCCGTGTACCAATTCTTGAAAGCCAGAG AGAATGCCCTACAGAGTTACGGGAAGCTGTGGCTAGCATAATCTTTTCAGCTCCAAGATGTTCAGATTTACCGGATCTATTGCAGGTCCGGAATCTATTTGCTGCAAAATATGGAAAGGAATTCATAGCCGCTGCATCTGAGCTTCGCCCCGATACCAGTGTCAACCGCACA ATAATTGAAAAGCTCTCAGTGATTGCCCCGCCCACAGATGTAAAGCTCAACATACTGAAGGCAATTGCACTAGAACATAATGTCAATTGGGATTCAACCAAAACAGAACAAGAATTTAGCAAGAAACCCGAGGACCTTCTT AACGGACCAAAACAAATAGCTGTGCAACCTCGTCCAGAGCTAGAAGTTCGGAAATCTTTGTCTACCATCACAGATCAGCCAGCACCATCTTTACATGGTAATCGGCCAGCGCGCCACCTGCAACCTCCCACTTCCCACAACAGCACTTCATATGTGGAAACAAGGCGAGCTGAGTCATCAGCGAGAGAACAAAGTCCCAAACCAATCAACGAGATCAAGGATCCCAACCCACAATCTTCCGATGACACTCTGCAAAAGGCTCGTACTGCTATCACCGCAGCAGAGCGGGCATCAGCTGCTGCACGAGCCGCTGCTGAACTGGTGAATGCCAGGTTCTCCTCGCCCAAGCAAGACGAACAGAAAATCTAA
- the LOC121750805 gene encoding zinc finger protein JAGGED-like isoform X3 — protein MTRQVYRKKKSGAKEGKDEASKVYECRFCSLKFCKSQALGGHMNRHRQERETETLNKARQLVFTNDLAPTAHLSYVSTGQPVPQGGEVPMPFRPVYPTRMMPPPPPPPPPHGGGYMYASPPRMVSFHPEYLVGHVMEGENRYTCIGAPVGQGFAGGGRDVSLQNEEEGLGWGRR, from the exons ATGACAAGACAAG TGTACAGGAAAAAGAAAAGCGGCGCTAAGGAAGGAAAAGATGAAGCCTCTAAGGTCTATGAGTGCAGGTTTTGTTCCCTCAAGTTCTGCAAATCTCAAGCCCTCGGCGGCCACATGAACCGCCACCGCCAAG AGAGAGAGACTGAGACATTGAACAAGGCAAGGCAACTGGTTTTCACCAATGATTTAGCTCCCACAGCCCACCTAAGCTATGTCTCAAC AGGGCAGCCGGTTCCGCAAGGAGGGGAGGTTCCGATGCCGTTCAGGCCGGTGTACCCGACGAGGATGatgcctcctcctcctcctcctccgccgccgcatgGAGGGGGTTACATGTACGCGTCGCCGCCGAGGATGGTGTCGTTCCATCCGGAATACTTGGTGGGGCATGTGATGGAAGGGGAGAATAGGTACACGTGCATAGGGGCGCCGGTGGGGCAGGGATTCGCCGGCGGGGGTAGAGACGTGTCGCTGCAGAATGAGGAGGAAGGGCTTGGGTGGGGCCGGAGATAG
- the LOC121750805 gene encoding zinc finger protein JAGGED-like isoform X2, which yields MRPEGNPLDLNNLPEDYARDAKLVSEDSSSSAVYRKKKSGAKEGKDEASKVYECRFCSLKFCKSQALGGHMNRHRQERETETLNKARQLVFTNDLAPTAHLSYVSTGQPVPQGGEVPMPFRPVYPTRMMPPPPPPPPPHGGGYMYASPPRMVSFHPEYLVGHVMEGENRYTCIGAPVGQGFAGGGRDVSLQNEEEGLGWGRR from the exons AT GAGGCCAGAGGGAAATCCACTAGACCTCAACAACTTACCTGAGGATTATGCAAGAGATGCCAAACTTGTCTCTGAGGACAGCTCCTCTTCTGCTG TGTACAGGAAAAAGAAAAGCGGCGCTAAGGAAGGAAAAGATGAAGCCTCTAAGGTCTATGAGTGCAGGTTTTGTTCCCTCAAGTTCTGCAAATCTCAAGCCCTCGGCGGCCACATGAACCGCCACCGCCAAG AGAGAGAGACTGAGACATTGAACAAGGCAAGGCAACTGGTTTTCACCAATGATTTAGCTCCCACAGCCCACCTAAGCTATGTCTCAAC AGGGCAGCCGGTTCCGCAAGGAGGGGAGGTTCCGATGCCGTTCAGGCCGGTGTACCCGACGAGGATGatgcctcctcctcctcctcctccgccgccgcatgGAGGGGGTTACATGTACGCGTCGCCGCCGAGGATGGTGTCGTTCCATCCGGAATACTTGGTGGGGCATGTGATGGAAGGGGAGAATAGGTACACGTGCATAGGGGCGCCGGTGGGGCAGGGATTCGCCGGCGGGGGTAGAGACGTGTCGCTGCAGAATGAGGAGGAAGGGCTTGGGTGGGGCCGGAGATAG
- the LOC121750805 gene encoding zinc finger protein JAGGED-like isoform X1, with product MPLGHTHTHTHTHIYIVAILIKMNEKGFDAICTNKTHVLWRPEGNPLDLNNLPEDYARDAKLVSEDSSSSAVYRKKKSGAKEGKDEASKVYECRFCSLKFCKSQALGGHMNRHRQERETETLNKARQLVFTNDLAPTAHLSYVSTGQPVPQGGEVPMPFRPVYPTRMMPPPPPPPPPHGGGYMYASPPRMVSFHPEYLVGHVMEGENRYTCIGAPVGQGFAGGGRDVSLQNEEEGLGWGRR from the exons ATGCCCTTAGggcatacacacacacacacacacacacacatatatatagtggCAATTCTGataaaaatgaatgaaaaaggGTTTGATGCTATCTGCACCAATAAGACGCATGTTTTATG GAGGCCAGAGGGAAATCCACTAGACCTCAACAACTTACCTGAGGATTATGCAAGAGATGCCAAACTTGTCTCTGAGGACAGCTCCTCTTCTGCTG TGTACAGGAAAAAGAAAAGCGGCGCTAAGGAAGGAAAAGATGAAGCCTCTAAGGTCTATGAGTGCAGGTTTTGTTCCCTCAAGTTCTGCAAATCTCAAGCCCTCGGCGGCCACATGAACCGCCACCGCCAAG AGAGAGAGACTGAGACATTGAACAAGGCAAGGCAACTGGTTTTCACCAATGATTTAGCTCCCACAGCCCACCTAAGCTATGTCTCAAC AGGGCAGCCGGTTCCGCAAGGAGGGGAGGTTCCGATGCCGTTCAGGCCGGTGTACCCGACGAGGATGatgcctcctcctcctcctcctccgccgccgcatgGAGGGGGTTACATGTACGCGTCGCCGCCGAGGATGGTGTCGTTCCATCCGGAATACTTGGTGGGGCATGTGATGGAAGGGGAGAATAGGTACACGTGCATAGGGGCGCCGGTGGGGCAGGGATTCGCCGGCGGGGGTAGAGACGTGTCGCTGCAGAATGAGGAGGAAGGGCTTGGGTGGGGCCGGAGATAG